GATGGACCTTCCTGCTCTTCTTCACGCTTAGCTTGACGCTCTTGGTGGTATGCGAAACCAGTACCAGCTGGGATCAGACGACCAACAATTACGTTCTCTTTCAGACCGCGAAGGTCATCACGCTTACCAGAAACCGCAGCTTCTGTTAGTACGCGAGTCGTTTCTTGGAACGATGCAGCTGAGATGAATGACTCAGTTGCAAGAGATGCTTTAGTAATACCTAGTAGATCACGTTCGAAACGTACTAGTTCTTTACCTTCAGCTTCTAGCTTACGGTTAGCAATCTTCACATTGTGGTACTCAACTTGTTCGCCAGGTAGGAACTGAGAGTCACCAGAGTGTGTGATTGTACACTTACGTAGCATTTGACGAACGATAGTCTCAATGTGCTTATCGTTAATCTTAACACCTTGTAAGCGGTAAACTTCTTGAACTTCGTTCGCGATGTACTGAGTTACTGCGTGGATACCACGTAGACGCAGGATATCGTGTGGAGTTTCAGGACCGTCGGCGATTACATCACCACGTTCAATCTTCTCACCTTCGAACACGTTCAATTGACGATGCTTAGGAATCATCTCTTCGTAAGTGTCACCACCTTCACGAGTGATTACTAGACGACGCTTACCTTTCGTTTCTTTACCGAAAGACACAGTACCTGTGTGCTCAGCAAGGATCGCAGGCTCTTTAGGCTTACGAGCTTCGAATAGGTCTGCTACGCGTGGTAGACCACCGGTGATATCTTTGTTACCGCCAGATTTCTGAGGGATACGAGATAGTGTGTCACCAATGCCAACTTCAGCGCCATCTTCGATGTTTACAATCGCTTTACCAGGTAGGAAGTAGTGAGCTGGCATTTCAGTACCAGGGATCATTACATCGTTACCTTGCTCGTCAACAAGTTTGATAGCTGGACGCATATCTTTACCTGCTGCTGGACGAGCCGCTGCGTCTGTAACTTCAGAAGAAGAAAGACCAGTTAGATCATCCGTTTGACGAGAAACAGTTACGCCATCGATCATATCAACGAACTGGATGCGACCTGCCACTTCAGTGATGATTGGCATAGTGTGCGCTTCCCAGTTAGCAACAACTTCGCCAGCTTCTACTGCGTCGTTGTCCGCTTTGCTCAGTACAGAACCGTAAGGAAGTTTGTGCTTCTCTTTAGTACGACCGAACTCATCAACAATCGTCATCTCAGATGCACGAGAGGTGATAACCAGCTTCTTATCTTTGTTGATTACGAACTTAGCGTTGTGAAGTTTCACAGTACCAGTTGTCTTAGCTTGGATGCTGTTCTCTGCTGCTGCAGTAGATGCCGCACCACCGATGTGGAACGTACGCATCGTTAGCTGTGTACCCGGTTCACCGATAGATTGTGCAGCGATAACACCAACTGCTTCACCTTGGTTCACTAGGTGACCACGTGCTAGGTCACGACCGTAACACTGTGCACAACAACCGAAGTCTGCATCACAGGTAACAACAGAACGCACTTTCATGCTATCTACAGAGTTGTCTTCCATGATCTGACACCACTTCTCATCAATCAGAGTATTACGTGGAATCAGTACATCTTCAGTACCAGGCTTAAGAACGTCTTCAGCTACTACACGACCTAGAGCAAGCTCAGAAAGTGCAACTTTAACGTCACCACCTTCGATGTGAGGCATCATGTCGATACCTTCGTGCGTGCCACAGTCATGTTCGTGAACTACAACGTCTTGAGCAACGTCTACTAGACGACGAGTTAGGTAACCCGAGTTCGCTGTTTTCAGTGCTGTATCCGCAAGACCCTTACGAGCACCGTGCGTTGAGATAAAGTACTGAAGGACGTTTAGACCTTCTTTAAAGTTCGCTGTGATCGGCGTTTCGATGATTGAACCATCTGGACGCGCCATCAGACCACGCATACCTGCTAGCTGACGAATCTGAGCTGCAGAACCACGTGCGCCTGAGTCGGCCATCATGTAGATGCTGTTGAACGATTCTTGCTGTTCTTCTTCGCCGTCACGGTTGATAACTGTTTCAGAAGATAGGTTATCCATCATCGCTTTCGCAACGCGGTCATTCGTAGATGCCCAGATATCGATAACTTTGTTGTAACGCTCACCCGCTGTAACAAGACCAGATTGGAATTGCTCTTGGATTTCGCGAACTTCTTCTTCAGCAGATTCAATTTCATCGTATTTCGCTTGAGGTACAACCATATCGTCGATACCTACAGAAACACCTGAAAGTGCAGCGTATGCAAAACCTGCGTACATGATTTGGTCAGCGAATACTACTGTGTCCTTAAGACCAAGCTTACGGTACGCTTCGTTAAGCAGGGTAGAAATTTGCTTCTTACCTAGCTTTTGGTTAACGATGCTGTACGGTAGGCCAGCTGGAACGATTTGCCATAGCATTGCACGGCCAACCGTTGTATCAACCAGCTTCGTTTCAGTAGTGCTGTTACCATCTTCGTCTACTACGGTCTCAGTGATACGAACTTTAACGCGAGCGTGTAGCTCAGCAGTCTTAGTACGGTATGCCTTCTCAGCCTCTTCAGGGCCAGCAAGGTACATACCTTCGCCTTTCACGTTGATCTTTTCACGAGTCATGTAGTAAAGACCCAATACAACGTCCTGAGAAGGTACGATGATCGGATCACCTGACGCTGGCGACAGAATGTTGTTTGTCGACATCATCAGAGTACGTGCTTCAAGCTGTGCTTCTAGAGTTAGAGGCACGTGTACCGCCATTTGGTCACCATCGAAGTCGGCGTTGTATGCCGCACACACTAGTGGGTGAAGCTGAATCGCTTTACCTTCGATTAGTACTGGTTCAAACGCTTGGATACCTAGACGGTGAAGTGTAGGTGCACGGTTAAGTAGTACTGGGTGTTCGCGGATTACTTCGTCTAGGATATCCCAAACGATAGCTTCTTCGCGCTCTACCATCTTCTTAGCAGCTTTGATTGTCGTAGCCATGCCACGAGTCTCTAGCTTGCTGTAGATGAACGGCTTAAATAGCTCAAGTGCCATCTTCTTAGGAAGACCACACTGATGTAGACGAAGGTATGGACCTACTGTGATTACAGAACGGCCAGAGTAGTCTACACGTTTACCTAGAAGGTTCTGACGGAAACGACCTTGCTTACCCTTGATCATATCAGCAAGAGATTTCAGAGGACGCTTGTTCGAACCTGTGATTGCACGACCACGACGACCGTTATCTAGAAGTGCATCAACAGACTCTTGCAGCATACGCTTTTCGTTACGTACGATGATGTCCGGAGCAGCTAGCTCTAGAAGACGCTTCAAACGGTTGTTACGGTTGATCACACGACGGTAAAGGTCGTTCAGATCTGAAGTCGCAAAACGACCGCCATCTAGAGGAACTAGAGGACGTAGATCTGGCGGAAGAACCGGAAGTACAGTCAGAATCATCCATTGCGGATCGTTACCCGATGCAATGAACGCTTCAACTAGCTTCAGGCGCTTAGTGATCTTCTTACGCTTAGTTTCAGAGTTAGTTGTTTCCAACTCTTCGCGCATTTCTTCCACTTCTTGATGAAGGTCCATTGTTGCAAGCAGATCTTTGATCGCTTCTGCACCCATCTTAGCAGTGAATTCATCACCCCACTCTTCTAGACGATCCAGATACTCTTCTTCAGTAAGCATCTGAGATTTTTCTAGATCAGTCATACCTGGTTCAGTTACTACGTACATTTCGAAGTAAAGAACACGTTCGATATCACGTAGAGGGATATCCATTAGTAGACCGATACGAGACGGTAGCGATTTTAGGAACCAGATGTGAGCAACTGGTGAAGCAAGCTCGATGTGGCCCATACGGTCACGACGAACTTTAGTTTGTGTAACTTCTACGCCACACTTCTCACAGATAACACCACGGTGTTTCAGACGCTTGTATTTACCACAAAGACATTCGTAGTCTTTAACTGGACCAAAAATACGCGCACAGAACAGACCATCGCGTTCAGGTTTGAACGTACGATAGTTGATCGTTTCAGGTTTTTTAACTTCACCGAAAGACCATGAACGGATCATGTCTGGTGAAGATAGACCGATTTTGATTGCATCAAATTCTTCGGTCTTATGCTGCGCTTTTAGAAAGTTTAATAAGTCTTTCACAATCAGCTCCTGTAAGGAGTTAAAAGGGGCTCACCCGCAAAAGTGAGCACCTTCAACCAAATAATCTCTTTTCTCTAGAAAGAAAGAAGGGATTACTCTTCGTCTTCTAGCTCGATGTTGATACCTAGCGAGCGAATCTCTTTCAACAGTACGTTGAACGACTCTGGCATGCCAGGTTCCATGCTGTGGTTGCCATCTACGATGTTCTTGTACATCTTAGTACGGCCGTTAACGTCATCCGACTTAACTGTTAGCATTTCTTGAAGCGTGTAAGCAGCACCGTATGCTTCTAGTGCCCATACTTCCATCTCACCGAAACGCTGACCACCGAACTGAGCTTTACCACCAAGTGGTTGCTGAGTTACTAGGCTGTACGAACCAGTAGAACGAGCGTGCATCTTGTCATCAACAAGGTGGTTCAGTTTCAGCATGTACATGTAACCTACAGTTACAGGACGCTCAAACGAGTCACCAGTACGACCATCAAACAGTTTAAGCTGACCAGATTCTGGCAGATCACCCAGTTTAAGTAGTTCTTTGATTAACGTTTCAGAAGCACCATCGAACACAGGAGTAGCAATCGGTAGACCGCCACGTAGGTTCTTGATCAGTGTACGAACTTGATCATCAGACAGTTCAGCAATATCAACTTTCTGACGAGTATCACCAAGATCATAAACCTTCTGTAGGAACTCACGGAACTTATGAAGTTCTTGCTGTTCCTTAACCATTTGGTTGATCTTGTCACCGATACCTTTCGCTGCCAGACCTAAGTGTACTTCTAGGATCTGACCGATGTTCATACGCGATGGTACACCCAGTGGGTTAAGTACGATGTCTACAGGCTGACCTTTCTCATCGTATGGCATGTCTTCAACAGGGTTAATCTTAGAGATTACACCTTTGTTACCGTGACGACCCGCCATCTTATCACCAGGCTGGATACGACGTTTAACCGCTAGGTAAACTTTAACAATCTTAAGAACGCCAGGCGCTAGATCATCACCTTGAGTGATCTTACGACGCTTAGTTTCAAACTTCTTATCGAAGTCTGCTTTTAGCTCATCCCACTGCTCAGCAAGTTGCTCAAGCTGTGTTTGTAGCGCATCGTCTTCTAGAACTTGCTCTAGCCATTGCTTACGACCGATCGTATCAAGCTTAGCTTCAGAGTAACCACCAGACAGAAGTACAGCTTTAACACGGTTAAGAAGGCCGCCCTCAAGAATTTGGAACTCTTCAGTTAGGTCTTTCTTAGCTTCTTTAAGCTGCATCTGTTCGATTTCAAGTGCACGCTTGTCTTTCTCTACGCCATCGCGAGTGAAGACTTGTACATCGATGATAGTACCCGAAACAGAGTTTGGTACACGTAGAGAAGTATCTTTAACATCAGATGCTTTCTCACCGAAGATTGCACGTAGTAGCTTCTCTTCAGGAGTCAGTTGAGTTTCACCTTTAGGTGTTACTTTACCAACTAGGATGTCGCCACCCTTAACTTCAGCACCAATGTAAACGATACCTGACTCGTCTAGTTTAGACAGAGCAGACTCACCTACGTTTGGAATATCAGCTGTGATCTCTTCAGAGCCCAGCTTAGTATCACGAGCCACACAAGATAGTTCTTGGATGTGGATAGTCGTGAAACGGTCTTCTTGAACTACGCGCTCAGATACTAAGATCGAGTCTTCGAAGTTGTAACCGTTCCAAGGCATGAACGCGATACGCATGTTTTGACCAAGTGCTAGCTCACCAAGGTCTGTTGAAGGACCGTCAGCTAGTACGTCACCACGTGATACAGGTTCACCTGGAAGCACGGTAGGACGTTGGTTGATACATGTGTTCTGGTTTGAACGCGTGTACTTAGTTAGGTTGTAGATGTCGATACCAGCTTCGCCAGGTACTAGCTCATCTTCGTTAACCTTAACTACGATACGAGAAGCGTCCACAGACTGAATCATACCGCCACGTTTAGCAACCGCTGTAACACCAGAGTCAACTGCGATGTTACGTTCAATACCAGTACCTACTAGAGGCTTGTCAGCCTTAAGTGTTGGTACCGCTTGACGTTGCATGTTCGCACCCATCAATGCACGGTTCGCATCATCGTGTTCTAGGAACGGGATAAGCGATGCAGCGATAGATACTACTTGGTTTGTCGCAACGTCCATGTAGTCAACGTGGTCGCGTGGGTGAAGACCAGATTCACCTTTTTGACGAGCAGTGATTAGCTCATCTGCGAACGTACCGTCTTCAGTAAGAACGGTGTTCGCCTGCGCGATTACAAATTGACCTTCTTGGATTGCAGACAGGTAATCAACTTCGTCTGTTACTACGCCATCTACTACACGACGGTACGGAGTTTCTAGGAAACCGTAATCGTTACAACGTGCAAATGCAGATAGTGAGTTAATTAGACCGATGTTTGGACCTTCAGGCGTTTCGATCGGACATAGACGACCGTAGTGAGTTACGTGAACGTCACGTACTTCGAAGCCTGCGCGCTCACGAGTAAGACCACCAGGACCTAAAGCAGAGATACGACGCTTGTGCGTAACTTCTGACAATGGGTTGTTTTGGTCCATGAACTGTGAAAGCTGTGAAGAGCCAAAGAATTCTTTAACTGCAGCAGAGATAGGCTTAGCGTTGATTAGGTCTTGAGGCATGATTGCATCAAGGTCACCAAGGCTTAGACGCTCTTTAACGGCACGTTCTACACGAACTAGACCAACACGGAATTGGTTTTCTGCCATTTCACCTACAGAACGGATACGACGGTTGCCAAGGTGGTCGATATCGTCCACTTCGCCTTTACCGTTACGGATGCCGATCAGTTTCTTCATCACTTCGATGATGTCTGATTCATCCAGAGTACCGCGCTCTTCTTCTTCTTCACGCTCGATAGAGCTGTTGAACTTCATACGGCCTACAGTTGATAGGTCGTAGCGTTCTTCTGAGAAGAATAGGCTTTCGAATAGAGACTCTGCAGCTTCTTTCGTTGGTGGCTCGCCAGGACGCATCATGCGGTAGATTTCTACCAATGCAGAGATGCGATCTACTGTGCTATCTGCACGTAGAGTGTCTGACATGAATGGACCATGGTCTAGGTCATTCGTGAACAGTACTTCTAGAGCTTTGTGACCTGCTTGAGATAGGTTAGCAAGTGCCTCTAGGCTGATCTCTTGGTTCGCGCCAACGATGATCTCGCCAGTTGCTTCGTTGATGTAATCTTTAGATGCAACTTTACCAACGATGTACTCTACAGGTACTTCGATGTGCTCAACGCCATCTTTCTCAAGTTGACGGATGTGGCGAGCAGTAACACGACGACCAGTCTCAACGTAAACTTTACCGTTTGCTTCGATGTCGAATGACGCAGTTTCACCACGTAGACGATCAGGAACCAACTCCATAAGAAGAGTTTGGTCTTTCACTTCGAAGTTCACCTTGTCGAAGAACAGATCTAGGATCTCTTCAGTTGACTTACCTAGTGCACGAAGGATGATTGAAGCTGGTAGCTTACGACGACGGTCGATACGTACGAATAAGTTATCCTTAGGATCGAACTCAAAGTCTAACCATGAGCCACGGTAAGGAATTACACGTGCGTTATAAAGAACTTTACCAGATGAGTGGGTCTTACCCTTATCACTGTCGAAGAACACGCCTGGGCTTCGGTGCAGCTGGGATACGATAACCCTCTCGGTACCATTAATTACGAAAGTACCATTGTCTGTCATAAGCGGAATTTCGCCCATGTAGACTTCTTGTTCTTTAATGTCTTTTACAGTACCTGCTGGCGCATCTCGATCAAAGATAACTAGACGTAGCTTAACGCGTAGTGGCTTTGAGTAAGTTACACCACGGATTTGACATTCTTTAACATCAAAAACTGGCTCACCAAGACGGTAGCTAACGTATTGCAGCTCAGAATTGCCGTTGTAGCTCTGAATTGGGAATACAGAACGAAAAGCAGCCTCAAGACCGTATTGACCTTCTGGATCCTGTTCGATGAATTTATCGAAAGAATCAAGCTGGATCGATAACAGGTATGGAATGTCCAAAACTTGTGGACGAGTACCAAAGTCCTTACGGATGCGCTTTTTCTCGGTATAAGAGTAAACCATGGGGTTCCTCAGCTCGCTGATAAGTGACCCAAACTACCCAAAACACTCCTCGGAGGGGGTAGTGACTAACAGCTGTTTAATGTAGTGAACAATCATATCGAAAACATGACTGTTTTTTTGCTCGGGTTATGACGCTTAAACAGCGGAAAATTCGTCATAGCCCTACAGCGCAAAAAGGCCGGTGGTTAAATAACCACCAGCCATTAGCCTTGCGGCTAAGAAATTAAGTAATAATTACTTAACTTCAACAGAAGCGCCAGCTTCTTCTAGCTGTGCTTTAAGAGCTTCAGCTTCAGCTTTGTCAACGCCTTCTTTTAGAGGTGCTGGAGCTGAGTCTACAAGACCTTTAGCTTCTTTAAGACCTAGGCCAGTTGCGCCACGTACAGCTTTGATAACTTGTACTTTGTTAGAACCAGCAGAAGTTAGGATAACGTCGAATTCAGTTTGCTCAGCAGCAGCGTCGCCGCCAGCAGCGCCACCAGCTACAACTGCAGCAGCAGCTGATACGCCGAATTTCTCTTCCATAGCTTCGATAAGCTCAACAACTTGCATTACAGACATTTCTGCAACTGCGTCTAGGATTTGCTCGTTAGTA
This DNA window, taken from Vibrio chagasii, encodes the following:
- the rplL gene encoding 50S ribosomal protein L7/L12, encoding MSITNEQILDAVAEMSVMQVVELIEAMEEKFGVSAAAAVVAGGAAGGDAAAEQTEFDVILTSAGSNKVQVIKAVRGATGLGLKEAKGLVDSAPAPLKEGVDKAEAEALKAQLEEAGASVEVK
- the rpoC gene encoding DNA-directed RNA polymerase subunit beta', with product MKDLLNFLKAQHKTEEFDAIKIGLSSPDMIRSWSFGEVKKPETINYRTFKPERDGLFCARIFGPVKDYECLCGKYKRLKHRGVICEKCGVEVTQTKVRRDRMGHIELASPVAHIWFLKSLPSRIGLLMDIPLRDIERVLYFEMYVVTEPGMTDLEKSQMLTEEEYLDRLEEWGDEFTAKMGAEAIKDLLATMDLHQEVEEMREELETTNSETKRKKITKRLKLVEAFIASGNDPQWMILTVLPVLPPDLRPLVPLDGGRFATSDLNDLYRRVINRNNRLKRLLELAAPDIIVRNEKRMLQESVDALLDNGRRGRAITGSNKRPLKSLADMIKGKQGRFRQNLLGKRVDYSGRSVITVGPYLRLHQCGLPKKMALELFKPFIYSKLETRGMATTIKAAKKMVEREEAIVWDILDEVIREHPVLLNRAPTLHRLGIQAFEPVLIEGKAIQLHPLVCAAYNADFDGDQMAVHVPLTLEAQLEARTLMMSTNNILSPASGDPIIVPSQDVVLGLYYMTREKINVKGEGMYLAGPEEAEKAYRTKTAELHARVKVRITETVVDEDGNSTTETKLVDTTVGRAMLWQIVPAGLPYSIVNQKLGKKQISTLLNEAYRKLGLKDTVVFADQIMYAGFAYAALSGVSVGIDDMVVPQAKYDEIESAEEEVREIQEQFQSGLVTAGERYNKVIDIWASTNDRVAKAMMDNLSSETVINRDGEEEQQESFNSIYMMADSGARGSAAQIRQLAGMRGLMARPDGSIIETPITANFKEGLNVLQYFISTHGARKGLADTALKTANSGYLTRRLVDVAQDVVVHEHDCGTHEGIDMMPHIEGGDVKVALSELALGRVVAEDVLKPGTEDVLIPRNTLIDEKWCQIMEDNSVDSMKVRSVVTCDADFGCCAQCYGRDLARGHLVNQGEAVGVIAAQSIGEPGTQLTMRTFHIGGAASTAAAENSIQAKTTGTVKLHNAKFVINKDKKLVITSRASEMTIVDEFGRTKEKHKLPYGSVLSKADNDAVEAGEVVANWEAHTMPIITEVAGRIQFVDMIDGVTVSRQTDDLTGLSSSEVTDAAARPAAGKDMRPAIKLVDEQGNDVMIPGTEMPAHYFLPGKAIVNIEDGAEVGIGDTLSRIPQKSGGNKDITGGLPRVADLFEARKPKEPAILAEHTGTVSFGKETKGKRRLVITREGGDTYEEMIPKHRQLNVFEGEKIERGDVIADGPETPHDILRLRGIHAVTQYIANEVQEVYRLQGVKINDKHIETIVRQMLRKCTITHSGDSQFLPGEQVEYHNVKIANRKLEAEGKELVRFERDLLGITKASLATESFISAASFQETTRVLTEAAVSGKRDDLRGLKENVIVGRLIPAGTGFAYHQERQAKREEEQEGPSAEQATDNLAALLNAGFSSEE
- the rpoB gene encoding DNA-directed RNA polymerase subunit beta, which encodes MVYSYTEKKRIRKDFGTRPQVLDIPYLLSIQLDSFDKFIEQDPEGQYGLEAAFRSVFPIQSYNGNSELQYVSYRLGEPVFDVKECQIRGVTYSKPLRVKLRLVIFDRDAPAGTVKDIKEQEVYMGEIPLMTDNGTFVINGTERVIVSQLHRSPGVFFDSDKGKTHSSGKVLYNARVIPYRGSWLDFEFDPKDNLFVRIDRRRKLPASIILRALGKSTEEILDLFFDKVNFEVKDQTLLMELVPDRLRGETASFDIEANGKVYVETGRRVTARHIRQLEKDGVEHIEVPVEYIVGKVASKDYINEATGEIIVGANQEISLEALANLSQAGHKALEVLFTNDLDHGPFMSDTLRADSTVDRISALVEIYRMMRPGEPPTKEAAESLFESLFFSEERYDLSTVGRMKFNSSIEREEEEERGTLDESDIIEVMKKLIGIRNGKGEVDDIDHLGNRRIRSVGEMAENQFRVGLVRVERAVKERLSLGDLDAIMPQDLINAKPISAAVKEFFGSSQLSQFMDQNNPLSEVTHKRRISALGPGGLTRERAGFEVRDVHVTHYGRLCPIETPEGPNIGLINSLSAFARCNDYGFLETPYRRVVDGVVTDEVDYLSAIQEGQFVIAQANTVLTEDGTFADELITARQKGESGLHPRDHVDYMDVATNQVVSIAASLIPFLEHDDANRALMGANMQRQAVPTLKADKPLVGTGIERNIAVDSGVTAVAKRGGMIQSVDASRIVVKVNEDELVPGEAGIDIYNLTKYTRSNQNTCINQRPTVLPGEPVSRGDVLADGPSTDLGELALGQNMRIAFMPWNGYNFEDSILVSERVVQEDRFTTIHIQELSCVARDTKLGSEEITADIPNVGESALSKLDESGIVYIGAEVKGGDILVGKVTPKGETQLTPEEKLLRAIFGEKASDVKDTSLRVPNSVSGTIIDVQVFTRDGVEKDKRALEIEQMQLKEAKKDLTEEFQILEGGLLNRVKAVLLSGGYSEAKLDTIGRKQWLEQVLEDDALQTQLEQLAEQWDELKADFDKKFETKRRKITQGDDLAPGVLKIVKVYLAVKRRIQPGDKMAGRHGNKGVISKINPVEDMPYDEKGQPVDIVLNPLGVPSRMNIGQILEVHLGLAAKGIGDKINQMVKEQQELHKFREFLQKVYDLGDTRQKVDIAELSDDQVRTLIKNLRGGLPIATPVFDGASETLIKELLKLGDLPESGQLKLFDGRTGDSFERPVTVGYMYMLKLNHLVDDKMHARSTGSYSLVTQQPLGGKAQFGGQRFGEMEVWALEAYGAAYTLQEMLTVKSDDVNGRTKMYKNIVDGNHSMEPGMPESFNVLLKEIRSLGINIELEDEE